The proteins below are encoded in one region of Ktedonobacterales bacterium:
- a CDS encoding Rieske 2Fe-2S domain-containing protein yields MQITFLGQAGLFIETKGNSILCDPWFNPAYFASWFPFPSNEGIDPGRIGNPTYLYISHLHHDHYDPAFLAQHVSKEATIILPDYPLDHLERELRGLGFTSFLRTENNVPVTVGGLKFMVTALVAPTDGPIGDSALCIDDGDVRVLNQNDSRPIDLEPLLAQGPFDALFLQFSGAIWYPMVYDFPQKMTAALGRKKRTDGMARAYRYIEMLAPRVVVPSAGPPCFLDDDLFHFNDFDRDSANTFPDQTVFLEYIAERGVFDGRLMMPGSVGELLPDSFTVRHPLPDDEVQAIFTDKRTYLRDYQARKWPVIQQEHTRWPRGQVDVLSELQQWFEPLLEQADMICAGINDAVLLDLTDMGVLIDFRTRKVTQWQGEDWAYRFRIDRGIVEQCILHHHEDWVNELFLSCRFEASRRGKYNDYIYTFFKCLSEERLQYAEGFYAENGPSQGTWEAAGYRIQKRCPHMKADLTRFAVIEDGVLTCRLHNWQFELATGRCLTANDHTLYARPIEQEAKNE; encoded by the coding sequence ATGCAGATCACGTTCTTGGGCCAGGCGGGCCTTTTTATAGAGACAAAGGGTAACAGTATTCTGTGTGACCCCTGGTTTAACCCCGCTTATTTTGCTTCCTGGTTTCCATTTCCCAGCAATGAGGGGATCGACCCTGGCCGGATCGGGAATCCAACGTATCTCTATATCTCGCATCTCCATCATGATCATTATGACCCCGCGTTTCTTGCACAACATGTCTCCAAAGAGGCGACGATCATTTTGCCTGACTACCCGCTTGATCACCTGGAGCGTGAGCTGCGGGGTCTTGGCTTCACGTCTTTCTTGCGTACAGAGAACAATGTCCCTGTGACCGTCGGTGGGCTGAAGTTTATGGTCACGGCGCTGGTGGCGCCAACTGATGGCCCTATTGGCGATTCAGCCTTATGTATTGATGATGGGGATGTGCGGGTGTTGAACCAGAACGACTCGCGCCCGATTGATCTGGAGCCGCTGCTCGCCCAGGGGCCGTTTGACGCGCTCTTTCTGCAATTCTCTGGGGCCATCTGGTATCCAATGGTCTATGACTTTCCGCAAAAAATGACGGCAGCCCTTGGCCGCAAAAAACGGACAGATGGGATGGCGCGCGCCTATCGCTATATCGAGATGCTGGCCCCGCGTGTTGTGGTTCCCTCGGCTGGTCCACCCTGTTTTCTTGATGATGATCTCTTTCACTTTAATGATTTCGACCGCGACTCTGCCAATACCTTTCCTGACCAGACGGTCTTTCTGGAATATATCGCTGAGCGCGGCGTCTTCGATGGCCGGTTGATGATGCCGGGCAGCGTGGGCGAACTTTTGCCCGACAGCTTTACTGTCAGGCACCCGCTGCCTGATGATGAGGTGCAGGCGATCTTCACCGACAAGCGAACCTACCTCCGTGATTACCAGGCCAGGAAATGGCCGGTAATTCAGCAGGAGCACACACGCTGGCCGCGCGGCCAGGTGGATGTCCTTTCTGAGCTACAGCAATGGTTCGAGCCGCTTCTGGAGCAGGCGGATATGATTTGCGCGGGTATTAACGATGCGGTACTGCTGGATTTGACGGATATGGGGGTATTGATCGATTTTCGGACCCGCAAAGTGACGCAGTGGCAAGGAGAGGACTGGGCCTATCGTTTCCGCATTGATCGAGGCATTGTTGAGCAGTGTATTCTGCATCATCATGAGGATTGGGTCAACGAGCTGTTCCTTTCGTGTCGCTTCGAGGCAAGCCGCCGGGGCAAATATAATGATTATATTTACACGTTCTTCAAATGTCTGAGCGAGGAACGTCTGCAATATGCTGAGGGGTTCTATGCGGAGAACGGCCCCTCTCAGGGGACGTGGGAAGCTGCTGGTTATCGTATCCAGAAGCGCTGTCCACATATGAAAGCCGACCTGACCCGCTTCGCGGTGATCGAGGATGGCGTTCTGACCTGTAGATTGCATAACTGGCAGTTTGAACTGGCGACTGGCCGCTGCCTTACGGCGAACGACCATACGCTGTATGCCAGGCCAATCGAGCAGGAAGCAAAGAACGAGTAA